In the genome of Mixta calida, the window CGATCGCCGTCCTCCGCCTCTTTTACGGCGATCTGGCAGATCTTGTTCAGACGATCGGCAAAAGATCGGGTAAACCCGGCGGGCATATGCTGGGTAATCACAATGCCCGGACAGTTCAGCGGCATCGCGGTCAGCACCTGACGCAGCGCTTCGGTGCCGCCGGTCGAGGCGCCGATAGCGATAATTTTTTCACTGCCGACCAGCGGACCTTTGCTGACGTGGGCGACCGGCGCCGCGGTATGACGCGGGAAATTGCGCACCCGCGACGCCATACGGATCTTCTCGGCAATCAGCTCGCTGTATTGCAGCATGCCCTCGCGCAGGCCCATTTCCGGTTTGGTGACGAAATCGATTGCCCCCAGCTCCAGCGCGTTCAGAGTAATCTCCGACCCTTTCTGCGTCAGGGAGGAGACCATAATCACCGGCATCGGACGCAGGCGCATCAGGCGTTCAAGGAAATCCAGCCCGTCCATGCGCGGCATTTCCACATCCAGCGTCAGCACATCGGGTGAAAAGCGTTTAATCAAATCACGAGCGATCAGCGGATCCGGGGCCGTTGCCACCATTTCCATATCCGGCTGTTGATCGACGATATTGGTCATGATGCTGCGTATTAACGCAGAATCATCTACGCAAAGTACCTTGATTTTATTCATCATTTATCCTGGGTCAGGCTGTAAACTGACTGACCGCGCAGGCGAAACGGCCCGTTCATATTGCTGAAATTTTCGGAGTGTCCGACAAACAGCAGACCGCCCGGCTTCAGCATTTTCGCAAAGCGCCGCAGGATCTGGTGCTGCGTGCGCTGGTCAAAATAGATCATCACGTTGCGGCAAAAAATCGCATCGAAAGGCGCAGGTAAGCGCCATTCCGGCGCCAGTAAATTCAACTGCTGATAGTGAATCGTGTTGAGCAAAGAGGGCTTCGCTTTCACCTGGTCCCGCTGCGCGCCGGTGCCGCGCAGAAACCAGGCGCGCTTCTGCTCCAGCGTCAGCGCGCTGATATCATCGTGCCGGTAGATGCCTTTCTCTGCTTTGGCCAGCACTTCGGTATCGATATCCGTCGCCCAAATACGCGGCCCGCCTACGCTTGGCCCCAGCACGTCATTCAGCGTGATGGCGATAGAGCACGGCTCCTCGCCGGTCGACGCGGCGGTACACCAGACGGTGTAGTTGTTCTGGCGCGCGCGGGCATGCTCGGCCAGCACGGGAAAGTGATAGGCTTCCCGGAAAAACGAGGTCAGATTCGTCGTCAGAGCGTTAATAAACTGCTGCCACTCAGGGCTGACAGGGTCTGACTCCAGCAGATTCAGATAGGCGGTAAAGGTTTTCAGCCCCAGCTGGCGCACGCGCCGGGCGAGACGGTTATAAACCATGTCGCGTTTCTGGTGGCTCAGCACGATGCCCGCCCGGTGGTAAATTAACGCGCTGATTTTTTCTAATTCCGCCTCGGTCAGAACGAATCCATTCTGTTTATTTACATTTGTACTGTTCAAATTACTGATTTCACTTATCGCGTTTTGCTGATACATCATGCGTCTCTGCGTTGGCAGGTGCGCTTCAGCCGGGCTGCCTGTTCTGCGCCGTTGATTCGCAGCAGAATGGGCGTGCGGCAGACCCGTCATCAGGGCAAGAGGGGCGATCGGCGACCTGGCGGTGAGTCGATGGCGAAATAATCGTTCGCCAGGCCGCCAACACCGCGCCGGCCCGCCTTTAAACGGACATATTCATTATTTCCTGGTAAGCGCTGACTAATTTATTGCGCACCTGAACGCCCAGATTTAACGCGACGGAAGATTTCTGCATTGAAACCATCACATCATTCAGACCAATGCCCGGCGTGCCGGAGAGATAATTCTCCGCCTGACTTTTCGCATTGGTTTGTAATTGGTTAATATTGTTAAGGCCGTTAAGTAAAAGGCTGGAGAAGGAAACATCGGTGTCGTTTTTTTGTGTATCCCGAATGGACAGGCGCTGACCTGATTCCGCAATTTGCTTCGCCTGAAACTGTATTTGTTCCAGAACGCCCGTAGATTGAATCGGCATAGCATTCCCTTATGAAATAACCTGATGCGCGTCAATGCAGCATCAGATTTTTTCCTTTTATTAACCTGTAATTAATAGAAAGAATAACATGACGCCATCAGCGTGGAATAATGCAAAAAGCAGACAGAAGCTTCCCCTTATTAATGGTTAATATTTTTCTTAAATGGCGGATAATATTGCAAAGGCGCAGTGCCGGTAAAAGGCATTGCGCCTGTTTTACTGGAGTTGGCGTGCTGATTAACGGCTTATGGTGCAGATTGCATCATCTATTTTCAGGCAGGATGACCGCATGGATGCCAACAATAAGAGTAATAAGATTAACGCTTCTTTCAATTTAATGTCAGCTTTGGAACGCATTCGCGCAAATCCCAGATTTATATTTATGATTCTGGCTGCGGCCGCGATATCCGTGGTGATTGCGTTATTCTTCTGGGCCCGTACGCCAGACTACCGCACCCTTTACAGCAACATCAGCGACGAAGATGGCGGCGCCATTGTGGCGCAGCTGGCGCAGATGAATGTGCCCTATCGCTTTCAGGAGCATGGCGGCGCCATTATGGTGCCTGCCGATCACGTCTATGAGGCTCGCCTGAAGCTGGCCCAGCAGGGTCTGCCCAAAGGAGGGCAGGTCGGCTTTGAACTGCTCGACCAGGAGAAGTTCGGCCTCAGCCAGTTTAATGAACAGATCAACTATCAGCGCGCGCTGGAAGGCGAGCTGGCGCGCACCATTGAAAAGCTGGGGCCGGTAAAGAGCGCGCGCGTGCATCTGGCGATGCCGAAACAGACGCTGTTCGTGCGCGAACAAAAATCCCCTTCTGCTTCCGTCACGCTGAATCTGAACGCGGGCCGCGCGCTGGACGCCGGACAGGTGAGCGCCATCAGCTGGCTGATCTCCAGCGCCGTGCCCGGCCTGAACGCCGATAACGTCACGCTGGTCGATCAGAACGGCAATCTGCTGACCCAGCGCGGCGATCGGGCGATTCAGACCAGCCAGCTGAAATATATCAACGAGGTTGAGGCGGACTATCGCCAGCGCATTCAGGCGATCCTTGCCCCCGTAGTGGGCGCGGCGAACGTCAAAACGCAGGTTACTGCGCAGATCGATTTTACGACCCATGAGCAAACGGCGGAGCAGTATCAGCCGAACGGCACGCCGGAAACCATGGCGGTGCGCAGCCGTCACGCCAGCAGCAGCGAGCAGGGCAATAAGGCGGGGCCGGGCGGCGTGCCGGGCGCGTTAAGCAATCAGCCGCCGACGCCAGCCACCGCGCCGATTACCCAGCCCGCGGCTAACGCCGCGCAGAACGGCACCCAGAATGGCACGGTGACCACCGTTCCCTATAACCGACAGAACGACGAAACCACCAACTACGAGCTGAACCGTACGCTCACCCACACCAAACGCAGCGCGGGCGCCATCGAACGGCTTTCCGTCGCCGTGGTGGTGAACTATCAGACCGATGACGAAGGCAAACCGGTCGCGCTGAGCAAAGAGCGTATGGAGCAGATTCAGGCGCTGGTCAAAGAGGCGATGGGCTACTCCAGCGCGCGCGGCGACACGCTGAACGTGGTCAACTCGCCGTTCAACGACAGCCCGACCGAACCGGAAATCCCGTTCTGGCGTGAACCTGGCTTTATCGATCTGCTGATGTCGGCAGGCCGTTACCTGATGGTGGCGCTGGTGGCGCTGATCCTGTGGCGCAAGATGCTGCAACCTTTCTGGATCAAGCATCAGCAGCTGGCGCTGCAAAAGCTGGAGCTGGAAAAGGAGGCGCGTCAGGCAGAGCTGAATGCGCAGTTACGTAAGGCGGAAATGCATGAGCAGGCGAAAGCGCAGCAGCGTGTGGAAACAGAAGTTAATATCCAGCAGCTGCGCAACACCGCTGAGCAAGATCCGCAGGTTATCGCCCTCGTCATCCGCCGCTGGATGAATAAGGAGCAGTCTTGATGAACGCATGCGAAAAAAGCGCGGTGATTATGCTGACGCTCGGCGAAGAGCGCGCCGCCGAGGTATTTCGTCATCTCAGCACCCATGAAGTGACGCAGATCAGCAGCGCAATGGTCAGCATGAGCGGCTTTACCCATGAGCAGCTGAGCGAGGCGCTGAAAGAGTTTCAGCGCGACGCCAGCGAATTCGCCGCCCTGAACATCAATACCAACGATTATCTGCGCAACGTGCTGGTGCAGGCGCTGGGCGAAGAGCGCGCCTCCAGCCTGCTGGAAGATCTGCTGGATACGCAAGGCAACAACAACGGTATCGAAGCCCTTAACTTTATGGAGCCGCAGGCGGTATTTGAGCTGATTCATGAAGAACATCCGCAGATTATCGCCACCATTCTGGTACACCTGAAACGCGCGCAGGCGGCAGATGTGCTGACCCGCTTCGACGAGCGCGAGCGCAACGACATCATGCTGCGTATCGCCACCTTCGGCGGCGTGCAGCCGGCGGCGTTGCAGGAGCTGACCGAGGTGCTGAACAACCTGCTGCACGGTCAGAATCTGAAACGCAGCAAAATGGGCGGCGTTCGTCCGGCAGCCGAAATCCTTAACCTGATGAAATCGCAGCAGGAAGAGGCCGCCATCGAAGCGGTGCGCGAATTCGACCAGGAGCTGGCGCAAAAAATCATCGACGAAATGTTCCTGTTCGAAAACCTGCTGGATATCGAAGACCGCAGCATCCAGCGCATCCTGCAGGATGTGGATAACGAAACGTTGATTATCGCCCTGAAAGGGCCGAACAGCCGCTGCGCGACAAGTTCTTCCGCAATATGTCGAAGCGTCAGGCGGATATCATGCGCGAAGATCTCAACGTGCGCGGACCGGTGCGCATGTCGCAGGTGGAAGCGGAGCAGAAAAATATTCTGCAAGTGGTGCGCCGCTTAGCCGAAAGTGGCGAGATCAATATCGGAGGCAGCGAGGATGTCTATGTCTGATGCGCAGCCGGCCCTGGCCTGGCAGAGCTGGCAGCCAGAGGATCTCTGCGCGCCGGATAGTCTGCCGGAGATTTTTCCGTTGACCGACGGCGAACCGACGGAGCAGCAGCGTCAGATGGAGCTGCAACGCCTGCGGCAACAGGCGGAGCAGCGCGGTCTGGCGCAGGGCCAGGCGAAGGGGCTGGAGGAGGGCCGCAAGCAGGGCTACGACGAAGGCTTTTTGCAGGGGCAGCAGGCGGGCAGAGAGCAGGGACTGGCGGAAGCGCGCGAGCAGCAGGCGCAGATCCTGGCGCAGTTCTCCACGCTGCTGGAATCCTTCCAGACCTCGGTCGACAATCTGGAGAAGGTGATCCCGTCGCGTCTGGTGCAGATGGCGCTGATAGCGGCACGCGCCGCGATCGGCAAAAGCCTGGCATGCGACAGCAGCTTCCTGCTGGAAAAAATTCAGGCGCTGTTGCAGGCCGAGCCGCTGTTCCAGGCGCCCGCACAGCTTTGGGTCAGCACGGATGAGCTGCCGGCGGTACAGGCGCAGCTGAGCGAGCTGCTGGCGAAGCAGGGCTGGGAGCTGCGCGCCGACGAAACCATGCTGCCGGGCGGCTGCCGCATCACCTCCGCCGAAGGCGAACTGGATGCGACCGTCAACGGCAGCTGGCAGGCGCTGTGTCAGATCTGCCGAGAGGATTACGCGGCATGAGCCAGCGCCTTTCGCAATGGCTACAGGCTATTGAGGATAAAGAGCAGCGCATCGCCGCGCTGCCGACGACGCGCCGTTACGGCAGGCTAACCCGCGCCACCGGACTGGTGATGGAGGCGGTCGGCCTGACGTTGCCTATCGGCACGCTCTGTCGGGTCGAGCGCGACAGCGCCCACGGCGGCGACAGCGTGGAGAGCGAGGTCGTGGGCTTTAACGGCCAGCTGCTTTACCTGATGCCGCTGGAAAACGTCGACGGCATTCTGCCGGGCGCGCGCGTTTACGCGCCCGATACCGGCAGCGCCAAAGGCAAGCTGCTGCCGCTGGGCCACGCCCTGCTGGGCCGCGTGCTGGATGCGCGCGCCCGTCCGCTGGACGGCCTGCCCGCGCCCGATACGCGTCAGCGCGGCGCGCTGTTTTCTGTGCCCTTTAACCCGCTGCTGCGCGATCCGATTAAATCGGTGCTGGACGTCGGCGTGCGCGCCATCAACGGCCTGTTAACGGTGGGCCGCGGTCAGCGCATGGGGCTGTTCGCCGGTTCCGGCGTCGGCAAAAGCGTACTGCTCGGCATGATGGCGCGCTATACCAAAGCGGATGTGATCGTGGTCGGCCTGATCGGCGAGCGTGGCCGTGAAGTTAAAGATTTTATTGAAAATATCCTTGGCAAAGAGGGGCTGAGCCGCGCGGTGGTGATCGCCGCGCCCGCTGACGTATCGCCGATTCTGCGTATGCAGGGCGCCGATTACGCCACGCGCATCGCCGAGGATTTCCGCGATCGGGGGCTGAATGTGCTGCTGATTATGGATTCGCTGACACGCTACGCGATGGCGCAGCGCGAGATCGCGCTGGCGATTGGCGAGCCGCCAGCGACCAAAGGCTATCCGCCTTCGGTATTCGCGCGGCTGCCGGCGCTGGTGGAGCGTGCCGGCAACGGCGTGCAGGGCGGCGGCTCGATTACCGCCTTTTATACCGTGCTGACCGAGGGCGACGACCAGCAGGACCCGATCGCCGACTCGGCGCGCGCCATCCTCGATGGTCATGTGGTGCTGTCGCGTCGTCTGGCGGAGGCGGGTCACTATCCGGCTATCGATATTGAAGCCTCGATCAGCCGTGCGATGACCGAGCTGATCGCGCCTTCCCACTACAAAAAAGTACAGCGTTTTAAACAGTTGCTTTCCGCCTGGCAGCGCAACCGCGACCTGATCAGCGTCGGCGCCTATGCGGCCGGCAGCGATCCGCTGCTGGATAAGGCGATTACGCTTTATCCGCAGATGGAAGGGTTCCTGCAACAGGGGATTTACGACTGTAGCGATTATGAAACGTCCTTTGCCGCGCTTTCGGCGCTGTTTCCCGACCTCCCTGAATAATAAAGGCGAATAGCATGGCGAAACGTACCCCGATGCATGTTCTGCGCAATCTGGCGGAACAGAATCTGAATGACACCACGCAGAAGTTGGGCAAGGTGCGGCAGGCGCACGCCAGCGCCGCCGCGCAGCTTGAGCAGCTGACCCGCTATGAACAGGAATATGGTCGCCAGCTGCAAACCACCCTGTCCGCCAACGGCATGCCGGTGGTGACGCTGCTGAGCCATCAGTTTTTTATCTCTTCGCTCAACCGCGTCGTGTGGCAGCAGGAGAACCATGTAGAGACCTGCCAGCAGTCGGTCGACCACACGCTGGAAGGCTGGAAAAAAGATAAACAGCGGCTGAACGCATTTGAAACGTTAATCAGCCGGGCCGATGCGGTTCTGCAACTTAAGGAGAGCCGCCAGGAGCAGAAAATGATGGATGAATTCGCGCAACGCGCCAGCTTAAGGAATGCCGGTCTATGATGGTTAACGCAGTCGCCGCCCTTACCGGGGCGGCTTACGATCCCGCCCACACCGTGCCGACGGCGGAAGGGGAAAGCGGCGACTTCGCCGCCGCGCTGGAAAATCAACAGGCTTTGCTGCCGCTGCTGGTCGGCGGCGCGCAGCTGGAAGGCGACGCACCGGTTGACGCGGCGCTGGCCGACGCGAAGGCGCCTGATGAAGAAAAGCCGGAAGACGCGCTGGCCGCGCTGTGGCTGACGCCGCAGCCCGCCGTTGCGCCTGCGGCGCTGAATGACGCTGTGCTTGCCGCCGCGTCGCCGCTATCCGCCTCTGCCGCGCCTGACGAGGCCGTCGCGCCGAACGGAACTGCCGGGACGCGCGCCGTTGCCGATATGCTGCGCATGATCGCCGGTCCGCAGGCGAGCCTCGGCGCTTCCACGCCAGCGTCCGCCGCCCCGCAGGCGCAGACGGCGTCCGCGCAGAATGAATCGTTGTTTATCTTTACCCCGCCGACGGCGCAGAACAGCAAAGCGGACGAACGTGAACCGGCCGTCGCGCTGGAGTTCGCTACGGCGGATAGCCGCCAGCAGGCGCAGACGATCTCAACCAGCCTCACATCGGCGCCAGCGCCGGTGGTCGCGCACGCGCCGGCGTCAACGCCTGCGACCGTCGCCGCGCCGCCAGTCAGCACGCCGCTGCCGACGCCGACGGCACATGCCGCGCTGGAGCCGGAAGTAGGGTCGCCCGCCTGGAAACAGGCGCTCAGCCATCAGCTCACCAGTTTCACCCGCAACGGCGTGCATCATGCCGAGCTGCGCCTGCATCCAGAGGAGTTAGGGCCGCTACAGATCAGCCTGCGCCTGCATCAGGATCAGGCCCAGCTGCACTTCGTGACCGATCATCATCAGGTACGCGCCGCGCTGGAAGCTGCGATGCCGCATCTGCGCAGCTCGCTGGCCGAAGCGGGCATCCAGCTCGATCAGGGCAGCGTAGGCAGCGAAGCGCCGTCATGGGGCGCGACGGCGGATTCCGGCTCCGGCCATGCTTCGCATTCGCAGCAGGAGGGCGAATCCGCGCAGCATGCTGAGCCGGAGGAAGACCCTGCGCCGCGCATGATCGTCGGACGGCCCGGCATCAGTATTTTTGCCTGATAAAGGTAAGCGTTAATTTGCCGACAGCAATTTCTCCTTTTTGGCGAATTGTCCGAAGGCCCGCGTGTAATAGAATTCGCTATTCAATTAATCCTTATTAATTGAGCGTCAGGTAGTTCATAACAGGAATTGTTAATTCAATGTCAGACCAAAAAAAGAAGGCGCCAGGGAAAGGTAAACTCCGGTCGTTATTTATTCTTATCATTTTACTGATTGCCATTGCCGCCTGCGCTATCGCCGCTTATTCATTGTATGAAATGAAGCATATGCAGGCGAATATGCACGCGGACGGCGCCGCGCCTGTCGCCGCTCACCCCGTTGCGTCGGTCATACCGGTTTACGTGCCGCTGGACACCTTTACCGTTAGCCTGAAGCCTGACGAAGAAGAACACGATCGGGTGCTTTATATCGGATTAACGCTGCGCGTCGGCAACGATAATGATAAGGCGCTGATTGAGCAATATTTGCCGGAGGTGCGCAGCCGCCTGTTGATGTTATTTTCCGAATTTAGCGCGGCAGAATTATCCCATCATGAAGGCAAAGAGAAACTCATCAAAGAGATTAAACAGGCTTTAGGCAAACCGCTGGACGCCAGACAGGGCATCGTTGTCACGGACGTTTTATTTAACGCCTTTATTTTACGGTAATTTTCATGTCTGACAGCATTTTATCGCAGGCTGAAATCGACCGCCTGTTGAACGGTGGCAATAATAGCGAAATCGAGCATGCGGCGGACCAGCGTCTCAGCGAGGACGCGATTAAGCCCTATGATCCGAATACGCAGCGTCGCGTGGTGCGCGAGCGTCTGCATTCGCTTGAGATCATCAACGAACGTTTCGCCCGCCAGTTCCGCATGGGGCTGTTTAATCTGCTGCGGCGCAGCCCGGACATTACCGCCGGCAATATCAAAATTCAGCCTTACCATGAGTTTGCGCGCAATTTGCCGGTGCCGACCAACCTCAATCTGGTGCATATGAACCCGCTGCGCGGCACGGCGCTGTTCGTCTTTTCCCCCAGCCTGGTGTTTATGGCGGTGGATAACCTGTTCGGCGGCGACGGTCGCTTTCCCACCAAGGTGGAAGGGCGGGAGTTCACGCCGACCGAGCAGCGGATTATCAAGCGCATGCTGTCGATGGCCCTGGAGGCGTACGACTATGCCTGGAGCTCTATTTTCAAACTCGAAACCGAGTATGTGCGTGCCGAAATTCAGGTGAAGTTCACCAACATCACCTCTTCGCCCAACGATATCGTGGTGACCACGCCGTTCTACGTCGAGATCGGCTCGCAAAGCGGCGAGTTCGATATCTGCATCCCCTTCAGCATTATCGAACCGCTGCGTGAGCTGTTGACCAATCCGCCGCTGGAGAACTCGCGCCAGGAGGATGATCACTGGCGCACGGTGCTGGCGTCGCAGGTGAAAGATACCGAGCTGGAACTGGTGGCGAACTTCACTGAAGTGCAGACGCGGCTGTCGAAAATCCTCGCGTTGCAGGCTGGCGACGTGATCCCGCTGGATAAGCCCGACTACGTGGAAGCCTGCGTGGATGGCTTCCCGGTTCTGGCGGGCAAATATGGCTGTGTAAACGGCCAGTACGCTCTCAAGGTCGAGCAACTACTTAACCCTACGTTACCGTCATTAGATAAGGAGCAATGTCCCCATGAGTGACGCCAAACAACCGTCTGGTGCTGACGAACCATCTGTGGACAGCCTTTGGGGTGAAGCGTTGGCCGAGCAAATGACGGCGGAAAGCCAGCCCGCCGCGCCGGTAATGCCGAAAGAGGCGCCGGTGGCCGCGTTCAGCGAGGACCTCAAGCTGATCCTCGATATCCCGGTAAAGATGACCGTCGAACTGGGACGCACCAAAATGACCATTAAGGAGCTGCTGCGGCTGAGCCAGGGTTCAGTGGTGACGCTGGACGGCCTTGCCGGTGAGCCGCTCGATATCCTGATCAACGGCTACTTAATCGCGCAGGGCGAAGTGGTGGTGGTCTCCGATAAATTCGGCGTCCGCATCACCGACATCATTACGCCTTCTGAACGCATGCAGCGCTTAAGCCGCTGATGCCGCGTCGGAACGCGAACGGGAACAGACAGTGACAGATACTTCAACGCCAGTCTCGCTGGCGACGCAGATCGGCGGCGCGATGGCGCTGGTTATTTTGCTGATCTTCGCCTGCGCCTGGCTGGCGCG includes:
- a CDS encoding protein-glutamate methylesterase/protein-glutamine glutaminase; this encodes MNKIKVLCVDDSALIRSIMTNIVDQQPDMEMVATAPDPLIARDLIKRFSPDVLTLDVEMPRMDGLDFLERLMRLRPMPVIMVSSLTQKGSEITLNALELGAIDFVTKPEMGLREGMLQYSELIAEKIRMASRVRNFPRHTAAPVAHVSKGPLVGSEKIIAIGASTGGTEALRQVLTAMPLNCPGIVITQHMPAGFTRSFADRLNKICQIAVKEAEDGDRVLPGHAYIAPGGRHLELARSGANYHAQLNDLPPVNRHCPSVDLLFHSVAKSAGKNAVGAILTGMGHDGAQGLLAMRKAGARTLAQSEKTCVVYGMPREAVAIDGVDEIVDLDQMCQRILSNVVGQARRI
- a CDS encoding CheR family methyltransferase; the protein is MYQQNAISEISNLNSTNVNKQNGFVLTEAELEKISALIYHRAGIVLSHQKRDMVYNRLARRVRQLGLKTFTAYLNLLESDPVSPEWQQFINALTTNLTSFFREAYHFPVLAEHARARQNNYTVWCTAASTGEEPCSIAITLNDVLGPSVGGPRIWATDIDTEVLAKAEKGIYRHDDISALTLEQKRAWFLRGTGAQRDQVKAKPSLLNTIHYQQLNLLAPEWRLPAPFDAIFCRNVMIYFDQRTQHQILRRFAKMLKPGGLLFVGHSENFSNMNGPFRLRGQSVYSLTQDK
- the fliE gene encoding flagellar hook-basal body complex protein FliE codes for the protein MPIQSTGVLEQIQFQAKQIAESGQRLSIRDTQKNDTDVSFSSLLLNGLNNINQLQTNAKSQAENYLSGTPGIGLNDVMVSMQKSSVALNLGVQVRNKLVSAYQEIMNMSV
- the fliF gene encoding flagellar basal-body MS-ring/collar protein FliF; its protein translation is MDANNKSNKINASFNLMSALERIRANPRFIFMILAAAAISVVIALFFWARTPDYRTLYSNISDEDGGAIVAQLAQMNVPYRFQEHGGAIMVPADHVYEARLKLAQQGLPKGGQVGFELLDQEKFGLSQFNEQINYQRALEGELARTIEKLGPVKSARVHLAMPKQTLFVREQKSPSASVTLNLNAGRALDAGQVSAISWLISSAVPGLNADNVTLVDQNGNLLTQRGDRAIQTSQLKYINEVEADYRQRIQAILAPVVGAANVKTQVTAQIDFTTHEQTAEQYQPNGTPETMAVRSRHASSSEQGNKAGPGGVPGALSNQPPTPATAPITQPAANAAQNGTQNGTVTTVPYNRQNDETTNYELNRTLTHTKRSAGAIERLSVAVVVNYQTDDEGKPVALSKERMEQIQALVKEAMGYSSARGDTLNVVNSPFNDSPTEPEIPFWREPGFIDLLMSAGRYLMVALVALILWRKMLQPFWIKHQQLALQKLELEKEARQAELNAQLRKAEMHEQAKAQQRVETEVNIQQLRNTAEQDPQVIALVIRRWMNKEQS
- a CDS encoding flagellar assembly protein FliH codes for the protein MSDAQPALAWQSWQPEDLCAPDSLPEIFPLTDGEPTEQQRQMELQRLRQQAEQRGLAQGQAKGLEEGRKQGYDEGFLQGQQAGREQGLAEAREQQAQILAQFSTLLESFQTSVDNLEKVIPSRLVQMALIAARAAIGKSLACDSSFLLEKIQALLQAEPLFQAPAQLWVSTDELPAVQAQLSELLAKQGWELRADETMLPGGCRITSAEGELDATVNGSWQALCQICREDYAA
- the fliI gene encoding flagellar protein export ATPase FliI encodes the protein MSQRLSQWLQAIEDKEQRIAALPTTRRYGRLTRATGLVMEAVGLTLPIGTLCRVERDSAHGGDSVESEVVGFNGQLLYLMPLENVDGILPGARVYAPDTGSAKGKLLPLGHALLGRVLDARARPLDGLPAPDTRQRGALFSVPFNPLLRDPIKSVLDVGVRAINGLLTVGRGQRMGLFAGSGVGKSVLLGMMARYTKADVIVVGLIGERGREVKDFIENILGKEGLSRAVVIAAPADVSPILRMQGADYATRIAEDFRDRGLNVLLIMDSLTRYAMAQREIALAIGEPPATKGYPPSVFARLPALVERAGNGVQGGGSITAFYTVLTEGDDQQDPIADSARAILDGHVVLSRRLAEAGHYPAIDIEASISRAMTELIAPSHYKKVQRFKQLLSAWQRNRDLISVGAYAAGSDPLLDKAITLYPQMEGFLQQGIYDCSDYETSFAALSALFPDLPE
- the fliJ gene encoding flagellar export protein FliJ produces the protein MAKRTPMHVLRNLAEQNLNDTTQKLGKVRQAHASAAAQLEQLTRYEQEYGRQLQTTLSANGMPVVTLLSHQFFISSLNRVVWQQENHVETCQQSVDHTLEGWKKDKQRLNAFETLISRADAVLQLKESRQEQKMMDEFAQRASLRNAGL
- a CDS encoding flagellar hook-length control protein FliK; the encoded protein is MMVNAVAALTGAAYDPAHTVPTAEGESGDFAAALENQQALLPLLVGGAQLEGDAPVDAALADAKAPDEEKPEDALAALWLTPQPAVAPAALNDAVLAAASPLSASAAPDEAVAPNGTAGTRAVADMLRMIAGPQASLGASTPASAAPQAQTASAQNESLFIFTPPTAQNSKADEREPAVALEFATADSRQQAQTISTSLTSAPAPVVAHAPASTPATVAAPPVSTPLPTPTAHAALEPEVGSPAWKQALSHQLTSFTRNGVHHAELRLHPEELGPLQISLRLHQDQAQLHFVTDHHQVRAALEAAMPHLRSSLAEAGIQLDQGSVGSEAPSWGATADSGSGHASHSQQEGESAQHAEPEEDPAPRMIVGRPGISIFA
- the fliL gene encoding flagellar basal body-associated protein FliL gives rise to the protein MSDQKKKAPGKGKLRSLFILIILLIAIAACAIAAYSLYEMKHMQANMHADGAAPVAAHPVASVIPVYVPLDTFTVSLKPDEEEHDRVLYIGLTLRVGNDNDKALIEQYLPEVRSRLLMLFSEFSAAELSHHEGKEKLIKEIKQALGKPLDARQGIVVTDVLFNAFILR
- the fliM gene encoding flagellar motor switch protein FliM, with product MSDSILSQAEIDRLLNGGNNSEIEHAADQRLSEDAIKPYDPNTQRRVVRERLHSLEIINERFARQFRMGLFNLLRRSPDITAGNIKIQPYHEFARNLPVPTNLNLVHMNPLRGTALFVFSPSLVFMAVDNLFGGDGRFPTKVEGREFTPTEQRIIKRMLSMALEAYDYAWSSIFKLETEYVRAEIQVKFTNITSSPNDIVVTTPFYVEIGSQSGEFDICIPFSIIEPLRELLTNPPLENSRQEDDHWRTVLASQVKDTELELVANFTEVQTRLSKILALQAGDVIPLDKPDYVEACVDGFPVLAGKYGCVNGQYALKVEQLLNPTLPSLDKEQCPHE
- the fliN gene encoding flagellar motor switch protein FliN; translation: MSDAKQPSGADEPSVDSLWGEALAEQMTAESQPAAPVMPKEAPVAAFSEDLKLILDIPVKMTVELGRTKMTIKELLRLSQGSVVTLDGLAGEPLDILINGYLIAQGEVVVVSDKFGVRITDIITPSERMQRLSR